One region of Paucibacter aquatile genomic DNA includes:
- a CDS encoding diguanylate cyclase domain-containing protein, with translation MPEESTPPPPSELPSSRLAGLLTLGPFAAIGLVLVMLWGFVVWFTLFYPAQLLQDQRSEMASATEAAAAQTEAVFRDAERSLRTIDLWLLTRGQREPLADVSLAQLADTLRETSRGMVDVLLLDAQGLAFRIPAISGQPAADLSQQQAYLALLADHAEAKPVLGLPLQLRANGPMQIPMLMRLSASDSGLPMAVALIDLTRLQRLHGFFARGPAAAVTLLRADGVALSRVPELPGFIGRDVFADRPERRADFSGREGFFATSGAASDGQPRHGAYRSLDVFGLQLLVSQGDNAALARHRIERLVVIGFSVVVSGLALLMTAVLARTQRRVRLEEAIQRAASDASPLGLFRCDQSGRMVYANPTYLQLQGLREDQLAWGWLELQAPERRERVRSNWLEMIRRGEGLKAFSRIQRPDGQRRLLAVRTAPLRLDGKLQGQVGTVEDITELAEQQRAARTLNAIFALTPDYVCQLDQNHRLIYMNPAARQRLGVPMDSDLSDTAYTDFFAPGGAERFREEILPAVLAQGQWQGQGTVLDGQRQPVPCMATVLLHRKASGAVETLSVILRDISADVRAQRERQRTEAMMRAIAQTSQAMISVLDLEARFLFFNQAFERRYNVRREAWLGRHVAELLGDEEYQARRPAIDRALQGLATQLERVYDRSTAQAADARSQATSEDMALVLQLRYAPLRSESEAIEGVICIAHDVTEARREEQRLRDASQTCPLTQLLNRRGFNKKAQDLFDAVSTRRSSGYAALLYLDLDRFKPVNDQHGHPVGDALLKAVAGRLRHVLRPQDLVARLGGDEFAVLLPGLQDPGAARIVAEKIIQAIGTPFRIEQLELHIGISVGFCISPNHRLLLEPMVAEADAKLYEAKRAGRNCARGNLDQLG, from the coding sequence ATGCCCGAAGAATCCACGCCGCCGCCCCCTTCTGAGCTGCCAAGCTCCCGCCTGGCCGGGCTGCTGACGCTCGGCCCTTTCGCGGCCATCGGCCTGGTGCTGGTGATGCTCTGGGGCTTTGTGGTCTGGTTCACCCTGTTCTACCCGGCTCAGCTGCTGCAGGACCAGCGCAGCGAGATGGCCAGCGCCACCGAGGCCGCAGCCGCCCAGACCGAGGCGGTGTTCCGCGACGCCGAGCGCAGCCTGCGCACCATCGATTTGTGGCTGCTGACCCGCGGTCAGCGCGAGCCTCTGGCCGATGTCTCCCTGGCCCAGCTGGCCGACACCTTGCGTGAGACCTCGCGTGGCATGGTCGATGTGCTGCTGCTGGATGCCCAGGGCCTGGCCTTCCGCATCCCGGCCATCAGCGGCCAGCCGGCGGCCGATTTGTCACAGCAGCAGGCCTACCTCGCCCTGCTGGCCGACCATGCAGAGGCCAAGCCTGTGCTCGGTCTGCCTTTGCAGCTGCGCGCGAATGGGCCCATGCAGATTCCCATGCTGATGCGCCTGAGCGCCAGTGACTCCGGTCTGCCCATGGCCGTGGCCTTGATTGATTTGACCCGCCTGCAGCGCCTGCATGGCTTCTTCGCCCGTGGTCCGGCCGCCGCGGTGACCCTGCTGCGCGCGGACGGCGTGGCGCTGTCGCGCGTGCCCGAGCTGCCCGGCTTCATCGGCCGGGATGTGTTCGCCGATCGGCCTGAGCGCCGCGCTGACTTCAGCGGCCGCGAGGGCTTTTTTGCCACCAGCGGCGCGGCCAGCGACGGCCAGCCGCGCCACGGTGCCTACCGCAGCCTCGATGTGTTTGGCCTGCAGCTTCTGGTCTCGCAGGGCGACAACGCGGCGCTGGCGCGGCACCGGATCGAACGCCTCGTGGTGATCGGTTTCAGTGTCGTGGTCAGCGGCCTGGCCTTGCTGATGACGGCGGTCTTGGCGCGCACGCAAAGGCGCGTGCGCCTGGAAGAGGCGATCCAGCGCGCCGCCAGCGATGCCTCCCCCCTGGGCCTGTTCCGCTGCGATCAGAGCGGCCGCATGGTCTACGCCAACCCGACCTATCTGCAATTGCAAGGCCTGCGCGAAGATCAGCTGGCCTGGGGCTGGCTGGAGCTGCAAGCGCCGGAGCGGCGCGAGCGCGTGCGCAGCAACTGGCTGGAGATGATCCGGCGCGGCGAGGGCCTCAAGGCCTTCAGCCGCATCCAGCGCCCCGATGGACAGCGCCGCCTGCTGGCCGTGCGCACCGCGCCGCTGCGCCTGGATGGCAAGCTGCAGGGTCAGGTCGGCACGGTCGAGGACATCACCGAGCTGGCCGAGCAGCAGCGCGCCGCCCGCACCCTGAACGCCATCTTTGCCCTGACGCCCGATTACGTCTGCCAGCTGGATCAGAACCACCGCCTGATCTACATGAACCCGGCCGCCCGCCAGCGCCTGGGCGTGCCCATGGACAGCGATCTCAGCGACACTGCCTACACCGACTTCTTCGCCCCCGGCGGCGCTGAACGCTTCCGTGAGGAGATCCTGCCCGCCGTGCTGGCCCAGGGCCAGTGGCAGGGCCAGGGCACAGTGCTCGACGGGCAGCGCCAGCCCGTGCCCTGCATGGCCACCGTCTTGCTTCACCGCAAGGCCAGCGGCGCGGTGGAGACGCTCTCGGTCATCCTTCGCGACATCTCGGCCGATGTGCGCGCCCAGCGTGAGCGCCAGCGCACCGAGGCCATGATGCGGGCCATTGCCCAGACCTCGCAGGCCATGATCTCGGTGCTCGATCTGGAAGCCCGCTTCCTCTTCTTCAACCAGGCCTTCGAGCGGCGCTACAACGTCCGCCGCGAAGCTTGGCTGGGCCGCCATGTGGCCGAACTGCTGGGCGACGAGGAATACCAGGCGCGCCGCCCGGCCATCGATCGTGCGTTGCAAGGCCTGGCCACCCAGCTGGAGCGCGTCTATGACCGCAGCACGGCCCAGGCCGCCGATGCCCGCTCGCAGGCCACGAGCGAGGACATGGCCCTGGTGCTGCAGCTGCGCTACGCACCGCTGCGCAGCGAGAGCGAGGCCATCGAAGGCGTGATCTGCATCGCCCACGATGTGACCGAGGCGCGGCGCGAGGAGCAGCGCCTGCGTGACGCCTCGCAAACCTGCCCCCTGACCCAGCTGCTCAACCGACGCGGTTTCAACAAGAAGGCGCAAGACCTGTTCGATGCCGTCAGCACCCGGCGCAGCAGCGGCTATGCCGCCCTGCTCTACCTGGATTTGGACCGTTTCAAGCCGGTCAATGACCAGCATGGCCACCCGGTCGGCGATGCCCTGCTCAAGGCCGTGGCCGGGCGCCTGCGCCATGTGCTGCGGCCGCAAGACCTGGTGGCCCGCCTGGGCGGGGACGAGTTCGCCGTGCTGCTGCCAGGCCTGCAAGATCCAGGCGCCGCGCGCATCGTGGCCGAGAAAATCATCCAGGCCATCGGCACACCCTTCCGTATCGAGCAGCTGGAACTGCACATCGGCATCAGCGTGGGCTTTTGCATCAGCCCCAACCACCGCCTGCTGCTCGAGCCCATGGTGGCCGAGGCCGATGCCAAGCTCTACGAAGCCAAACGCGCCGGCCGCAACTGCGCGCGCGGCAATCTCGACCAGCTGGGCTGA
- a CDS encoding RNA polymerase sigma factor: MFDRTEDEPEAPAPRAGASEADLAALYPQWYPRLLRYFVGTCGCSEALAHELVQDSFAAALRGLAGFRGEAQLSTWLWQIAGNALRAHLRRQQPLQLGAEPDEDAVAQDLTLGPGLSFSESTHLNDLSDCVQRAFRRFQAQEPERAEVLYLAYVEGWTRAELAQRLGRSEHATTVYLAQCRAKLLPLMQDCHDC, translated from the coding sequence ATGTTCGATCGCACCGAGGATGAACCAGAAGCACCGGCCCCGCGTGCCGGTGCCAGTGAGGCCGATCTGGCCGCGCTGTATCCGCAGTGGTATCCGCGCCTGCTGCGCTATTTCGTGGGCACCTGCGGCTGCAGCGAGGCCCTGGCCCATGAGCTGGTGCAGGACAGTTTTGCCGCGGCCCTGCGCGGCCTGGCCGGCTTTCGCGGCGAGGCCCAGCTCTCGACCTGGCTCTGGCAGATTGCCGGCAACGCCTTGCGGGCCCATCTGCGGCGCCAGCAGCCCCTGCAGCTGGGGGCCGAGCCGGACGAGGACGCCGTGGCGCAAGACCTGACCCTGGGCCCAGGCCTGAGCTTTTCCGAAAGCACGCATCTCAATGATCTGAGCGACTGTGTGCAGCGAGCTTTTCGACGTTTTCAGGCCCAGGAACCCGAGCGAGCCGAGGTTCTCTACCTGGCTTATGTCGAGGGCTGGACCCGGGCCGAACTGGCCCAGCGCCTCGGTCGCAGCGAGCACGCCACCACGGTCTACCTGGCCCAGTGCCGGGCCAAACTTCTGCCCTTGATGCAAGACTGCCATGACTGCTGA
- a CDS encoding caspase family protein: MRPALDACSPRHSRRHCLLTLAALGWAPAQVGAAPTARLPGMDRALLIGVSRYPALPARLWLHGPDNDVALMQELLRSQGLEAGRIQALSGAPSRTDILQAMEDLAQQARAGERLLFYYSGHGSQQPQAGEARWPEADGLDEVLLPADVQSWSGEGASGQIPNALLDDEIGTWIDRLVDRGAQVWAVFDTCHAAGMARSEPGEPSPGPRVRALHPAELGLTLSHARSSAADAKATRAPGRFGSPRSDGRTLLFAGRSHERVREEWMPKGGSLANTRLHGVFTWHLAQLLRQQGWLDGERLIEQVRQRFLAEQRLSPVPMLLGQRR; the protein is encoded by the coding sequence GTGCGCCCTGCTCTTGACGCCTGCTCTCCACGCCATTCACGCCGCCATTGCCTGCTGACTCTGGCCGCCCTGGGCTGGGCACCGGCCCAGGTCGGGGCAGCCCCCACCGCCCGCCTGCCCGGCATGGACCGGGCCTTGCTCATCGGCGTGTCGCGTTACCCGGCCTTGCCGGCACGGCTCTGGTTGCATGGCCCGGACAATGATGTGGCCCTGATGCAAGAGCTGCTGCGCAGCCAGGGCTTGGAGGCCGGCCGCATCCAGGCCCTCAGTGGCGCACCGAGCCGAACCGACATCCTGCAAGCCATGGAAGACCTGGCCCAGCAGGCTCGGGCGGGCGAGCGCCTGCTGTTCTATTACTCCGGCCACGGCAGCCAACAACCACAAGCCGGCGAGGCCCGCTGGCCTGAAGCCGACGGCCTGGACGAAGTGCTGCTGCCCGCCGACGTGCAGTCCTGGAGCGGCGAAGGCGCCAGCGGCCAGATTCCCAACGCCCTGCTCGACGACGAGATCGGCACATGGATCGACCGCCTGGTCGACCGCGGCGCCCAGGTCTGGGCCGTCTTCGACACCTGCCATGCCGCCGGCATGGCGCGCAGCGAGCCAGGCGAACCCAGCCCCGGCCCACGCGTGCGCGCCCTGCACCCGGCCGAGCTCGGCCTGACCCTGAGCCATGCACGCAGCAGCGCGGCAGACGCGAAGGCGACACGCGCCCCCGGCCGCTTCGGCAGCCCGCGCAGCGACGGCCGCACCCTGCTCTTCGCCGGCCGCAGCCACGAGCGGGTGCGCGAGGAATGGATGCCCAAGGGCGGCAGCCTGGCCAACACCCGCTTGCACGGCGTCTTCACCTGGCACCTGGCCCAGCTGCTGCGCCAGCAAGGCTGGCTGGACGGCGAACGCCTGATCGAGCAGGTGCGCCAGCGCTTTCTGGCCGAACAGCGGCTCAGCCCCGTGCCCATGCTGCTGGGCCAGCGGCGCTGA
- a CDS encoding methyl-accepting chemotaxis protein — protein MKLRFQVLALGLAGTLLATLTGGIGLWSANRLGGNIEDALHAAAALQASQEADMMHDAIRGDAQLALLGALEQQAARISEAEAGLKEHAATFEKNLALLDQATLSEEARQALRTVRPLVARYVQAAREMVQAAHNDAAAAQKAGPALQVAFTQLEDQMAEMSDAIEKTNERLNEQAGQGVKMTRYLMAVAWLASALAMLLASLWLARQMTRPMNQAVRVAQALASGELGNRIEPAGNEETQQLLRALAEMQGSFADIVREVKRNADEVASASTEIAHGNQDLSDRTEQQANALQRTTSTMSELDANVRNNADNAEQARQLAEQASKVALNGGDMMGRVISTMGGINDSSRRIADIIGVIDGIAFQTNILALNAAVEAARAGEQGRGFAVVAGEVRGLAQRSAAAAREIKDLIDTSVGQVGQGTELVNQAGQTMDEIVSAIRRVTEVVAEISRASGEQSAGVREVGQSVAHMDQATQQNAALVEQSAAAADSLSQQAQQLVKAVAAFRLPG, from the coding sequence ATGAAATTGCGGTTTCAGGTCTTGGCTCTGGGTTTGGCCGGCACCTTGCTGGCCACCCTCACCGGCGGCATCGGCTTGTGGTCGGCCAATCGTCTCGGCGGCAATATCGAGGACGCGCTCCATGCCGCCGCTGCGCTGCAGGCCAGCCAAGAGGCGGACATGATGCATGACGCCATCCGCGGTGATGCTCAGCTCGCCCTGCTGGGCGCCTTGGAGCAGCAAGCAGCCCGTATCTCTGAAGCGGAGGCCGGGCTCAAGGAGCATGCTGCCACCTTCGAGAAGAACCTGGCCCTGCTGGACCAGGCCACGCTCAGCGAGGAGGCCCGCCAGGCCTTGCGCACGGTCCGGCCCTTGGTGGCGCGTTACGTGCAAGCGGCGCGCGAGATGGTCCAGGCCGCCCACAACGATGCCGCCGCGGCGCAAAAGGCCGGTCCGGCTTTGCAGGTCGCGTTCACCCAGCTGGAAGACCAGATGGCGGAGATGTCCGATGCCATCGAGAAAACCAATGAACGCCTGAATGAGCAGGCGGGGCAGGGAGTCAAGATGACCCGGTACCTGATGGCCGTGGCCTGGCTGGCCTCGGCCCTGGCCATGTTGCTGGCCTCGCTGTGGCTGGCCCGCCAGATGACGCGGCCCATGAATCAGGCGGTGCGCGTCGCCCAGGCCCTGGCCTCGGGCGAGCTGGGCAACCGCATCGAACCGGCCGGCAACGAGGAAACCCAGCAGCTCTTGCGCGCCCTGGCCGAGATGCAAGGCAGCTTTGCCGACATCGTGCGCGAGGTCAAGCGCAATGCCGACGAGGTGGCCAGTGCCAGCACCGAGATCGCCCACGGCAACCAGGATCTTTCCGACCGCACCGAGCAGCAGGCCAATGCCTTGCAGCGCACCACCTCGACCATGTCCGAGCTCGATGCCAATGTGCGCAACAACGCCGACAACGCCGAGCAGGCGCGTCAGCTGGCCGAGCAGGCCTCCAAGGTCGCGCTCAACGGCGGCGACATGATGGGCCGGGTGATCTCCACCATGGGCGGCATCAACGACAGCTCGCGCCGCATCGCCGACATCATCGGCGTGATCGATGGCATTGCCTTCCAGACCAACATCCTGGCCCTCAATGCCGCGGTCGAGGCGGCGCGTGCCGGTGAGCAGGGGCGCGGCTTTGCCGTGGTGGCCGGCGAGGTGCGCGGCCTGGCCCAGCGCAGCGCCGCGGCGGCGCGCGAGATCAAGGATTTGATCGACACCAGCGTCGGCCAGGTCGGGCAGGGCACCGAGCTGGTCAACCAGGCCGGCCAGACCATGGATGAAATCGTCAGCGCCATCCGCCGGGTCACCGAGGTGGTGGCTGAGATCAGCCGTGCCTCGGGCGAGCAGAGCGCTGGGGTGCGCGAGGTCGGCCAGTCGGTCGCCCATATGGACCAGGCCACGCAGCAGAACGCAGCCCTGGTCGAGCAAAGCGCGGCCGCCGCCGACAGCCTCAGCCAGCAGGCCCAGCAACTGGTCAAGGCGGTGGCCGCGTTTCGCTTGCCGGGCTGA
- a CDS encoding CHAT domain-containing protein, with protein sequence MRRAGLRFARALTVTLSLLSFGPLRANPESTCARDPEALARQPHPGLAAMNREAFNIETLSDRHRLYQAWEDCAWQLMPDEVAGFSLWALHGFRLHQILSERPDRPLPELLDLHRPHEARAAASGDAETRMQMLRMLWGGLLNQGRLSEAQSLLDGEIQSRVQVLRAAGPGARSPAAERAQEELVSLSESLYGTVGARPQMEALAETLARELGPDAAPTLILARPLTAYHRRLGRIDQAWHLIDTAFQRAQAEQAGDERLLRLLQSERSIVMYERGQVMEAIREHEQVVAYWEAEQAAGRPAWMRLGRAYNNLVRFSHAAGDYPRVLQVAEKAARSPGQAFGLVYTEALPTRLYEQLARHHLGDAQALARGRDIVEGEGFGSNYTLFFSEALLPLAEREGDTELMRWAAGEVERIVTKHSTPLQSNRAILHLARARLEPRLRAWHQWRALALGAMGRSPAHESQALFENAQRLSASQPRLALVFYKLGALALRRLRSDLPQDSADLQRAGLARYEHHLRAWVELLIDQGRFKDSEAALAFLQEEERGELLRGGRRSASDGERHLRLNAAERHWHGALADIGRELRQASDRIDSEIEQTVGLLDRTAVRSQAAQTALDAAVQQLRQLAEDEAEPTETAENARADPAPSRRAALAPGHARLSYFFLREGRLSLRVQAAGQPTRHLQLPLTRTALARQTLALRQCLERRCEQDLTLSQALYLAVMAPALRLLPVSPKPQHLDIAADDVLRYLPFAALHDGQRYLVERVSLSMDSGLPAAATPPPELRQGALGLGRSLASEDGRLAPLPAVRRELAALRQHTGALLQLDHDFTARRLQAALEAGPALVHLASHFVLDPAGREQSYLLLGDGQSLNLVELGRLPWAGVQLAVLSACETALVLDEGASSRRGRGREWLGLAATLRGAGVQQLMATQWRVADDSTADWLSAFYAQPPWQAASARAQARANLGPALLARAQRHWLQQYRGHTRAHPHFWAAFTWIH encoded by the coding sequence GTGCGACGCGCAGGCTTGCGCTTCGCACGGGCGCTGACTGTAACCCTGAGCCTGCTCAGTTTCGGGCCCCTGCGGGCAAATCCCGAGAGCACCTGCGCGCGCGATCCCGAGGCGCTGGCGCGGCAGCCGCACCCCGGCCTGGCGGCCATGAACCGCGAGGCCTTCAACATCGAGACCCTGTCGGATCGCCACCGGCTCTACCAAGCCTGGGAAGACTGCGCCTGGCAGCTGATGCCCGACGAAGTGGCCGGCTTTTCACTCTGGGCCTTGCATGGCTTTCGGCTCCATCAGATCCTCAGCGAGCGGCCCGACCGGCCGCTGCCGGAACTGCTGGACCTTCATCGCCCCCACGAGGCGCGGGCTGCGGCCTCTGGCGACGCTGAAACCCGCATGCAGATGCTGCGCATGCTCTGGGGCGGCCTGCTGAACCAGGGCCGGCTCAGCGAAGCGCAAAGCCTGCTGGATGGCGAGATCCAGTCCCGCGTGCAGGTCCTGCGAGCGGCCGGACCCGGTGCCCGCAGCCCCGCCGCCGAGCGGGCCCAGGAGGAGCTGGTCAGCCTCAGCGAAAGCCTCTACGGCACCGTCGGCGCGCGGCCGCAGATGGAAGCCCTGGCCGAGACCCTGGCCCGGGAACTCGGTCCCGATGCAGCGCCGACCCTGATCCTCGCCCGGCCCTTGACGGCCTACCACCGGCGGCTCGGCCGCATCGACCAGGCCTGGCATCTGATCGACACCGCCTTCCAGCGCGCCCAGGCTGAGCAAGCCGGCGACGAACGCCTGCTGCGCCTGCTGCAGAGCGAGCGCTCCATCGTGATGTACGAGCGCGGCCAGGTGATGGAGGCGATCCGCGAGCATGAGCAGGTGGTGGCCTACTGGGAGGCCGAGCAGGCCGCCGGCCGACCGGCCTGGATGCGCCTGGGCCGGGCCTACAACAATCTGGTTCGCTTCAGCCATGCCGCGGGCGACTACCCACGGGTGCTGCAGGTGGCCGAGAAAGCCGCACGCAGCCCCGGCCAGGCCTTCGGCCTGGTCTACACCGAGGCCTTGCCCACCCGGCTGTACGAACAGCTGGCCCGCCACCATCTGGGTGATGCGCAGGCGCTGGCACGGGGTCGGGACATCGTCGAGGGCGAGGGATTCGGCAGCAACTACACCCTGTTCTTTTCCGAAGCCCTGCTGCCTCTGGCCGAACGCGAGGGTGACACCGAGCTCATGCGCTGGGCCGCAGGCGAGGTCGAGCGCATCGTGACCAAGCACAGCACACCGCTGCAAAGCAACCGCGCCATCCTGCACCTGGCCCGGGCACGGCTGGAGCCACGGCTGCGCGCCTGGCACCAGTGGCGCGCCCTGGCCCTGGGGGCCATGGGCCGCAGCCCGGCCCATGAATCCCAAGCCTTGTTCGAGAACGCCCAGCGCCTCAGCGCAAGCCAGCCCCGCCTGGCCCTGGTCTTCTACAAGCTCGGTGCTCTGGCCTTGCGGCGTTTGCGCAGCGATTTGCCGCAAGACAGCGCCGACCTGCAGCGTGCCGGTCTGGCCCGCTACGAGCACCATCTGCGGGCCTGGGTCGAGCTGCTGATCGACCAAGGCCGCTTCAAGGACAGCGAAGCGGCGCTGGCCTTTCTGCAGGAGGAAGAACGCGGCGAGCTGCTGCGCGGCGGGCGCCGCAGCGCCAGCGACGGCGAGCGTCATCTGCGGCTCAATGCCGCAGAACGCCACTGGCACGGAGCCCTGGCCGACATCGGCCGCGAGCTGCGCCAAGCCTCCGACCGCATCGACAGCGAGATCGAGCAGACCGTGGGCCTGCTGGACCGCACAGCTGTGCGCTCGCAGGCCGCCCAGACAGCACTGGACGCCGCCGTGCAACAACTGCGTCAGCTGGCGGAAGACGAGGCCGAGCCGACCGAAACCGCTGAAAACGCCAGAGCCGATCCGGCCCCGAGCCGCAGAGCGGCCCTGGCACCCGGCCATGCCCGCCTCAGCTACTTCTTTCTGCGCGAGGGCCGGCTGAGCCTGCGGGTGCAAGCCGCCGGCCAGCCCACCCGCCATCTGCAGCTGCCCCTGACGCGCACCGCCCTGGCACGGCAGACCCTGGCCCTGCGTCAATGCCTGGAGCGCCGCTGCGAGCAAGACCTGACCCTCTCGCAGGCGCTCTACCTGGCTGTGATGGCGCCTGCCCTGCGCCTGCTGCCCGTTTCACCGAAGCCCCAGCACCTCGACATCGCGGCGGATGATGTGCTGCGCTACCTGCCTTTTGCCGCCCTGCATGATGGCCAGCGTTACCTGGTCGAACGCGTCAGCCTGAGCATGGACAGCGGCCTGCCGGCCGCCGCCACACCGCCGCCCGAGCTGCGCCAGGGCGCGCTGGGCCTGGGCCGCAGCCTGGCCAGCGAGGACGGCCGCCTGGCGCCCCTGCCGGCCGTGCGGCGCGAGCTGGCGGCACTGCGCCAACACACCGGTGCCCTGCTGCAGCTGGACCATGATTTCACCGCCCGTCGCCTGCAAGCCGCGCTGGAAGCCGGCCCGGCCCTGGTGCATCTGGCCAGCCATTTCGTGCTCGATCCGGCCGGGCGTGAGCAGTCCTATCTGCTGCTGGGTGACGGTCAGAGCTTGAACCTGGTGGAGCTGGGTCGCCTGCCCTGGGCCGGCGTGCAGCTGGCCGTGCTCTCGGCCTGCGAGACCGCCCTGGTGCTGGACGAGGGTGCCAGCAGCCGGCGCGGGCGCGGCCGCGAATGGCTGGGCCTGGCGGCCACCTTGCGCGGGGCGGGCGTGCAGCAGCTGATGGCCACCCAGTGGCGGGTGGCCGACGACAGCACGGCCGATTGGTTGAGCGCCTTCTACGCCCAGCCTCCGTGGCAAGCCGCTTCGGCGCGCGCGCAGGCGCGTGCTAACCTCGGCCCCGCGCTGCTGGCTCGTGCCCAGCGGCATTGGTTGCAGCAGTACCGCGGCCATACCCGCGCCCACCCGCATTTCTGGGCCGCCTTCACCTGGATTCATTGA